One Terriglobia bacterium genomic window carries:
- a CDS encoding PfkB family carbohydrate kinase codes for MNTREILSAFPRLKALVIGDICLDRWCAYDPAASEPSRETGIPRLGVVSTEVTPGAGGTVANNLAALGAGHVEVIGVRGDDGFGFELEQALATRGIATDRMVKAQDWQTFTYTKLLNSRTGQEDQPRVDFISTRPLHADAEQAVIENILLAVPTFDIIVIADQAETSAGGVVTPAVRDSLIRLAEKYPQKTFLADSRKRVHLFHSVVLKPNHDEAEAACQNLFGKIDFPALRRHLEAKVLIVTHGPKGALVIQDEDEAWAETRPVENPIDICGAGDSFAAACALTLAATRDPVAAARLGNVAASVTIMKRGTGTASAQEILAAEQKVPAQRP; via the coding sequence ATGAACACGCGCGAAATTCTCTCAGCCTTTCCCCGGCTCAAGGCCCTGGTGATCGGCGACATTTGTCTCGACCGTTGGTGTGCTTACGATCCCGCGGCTTCCGAGCCCTCCCGCGAGACGGGCATACCGCGCCTGGGCGTCGTTTCAACCGAAGTGACTCCGGGCGCTGGCGGAACGGTGGCAAACAATCTGGCCGCTCTCGGCGCAGGACACGTTGAAGTAATCGGCGTCCGCGGTGATGACGGCTTTGGATTTGAGCTGGAACAGGCGCTGGCCACGCGCGGCATCGCCACAGATCGCATGGTGAAGGCGCAGGACTGGCAGACCTTCACTTATACCAAACTTCTGAACAGCAGGACCGGGCAAGAAGACCAGCCGCGCGTGGACTTCATCTCCACCCGGCCATTGCACGCGGACGCGGAGCAGGCGGTGATTGAAAACATTCTGCTGGCCGTTCCCACCTTCGACATCATCGTTATCGCCGACCAGGCAGAAACCAGCGCAGGAGGAGTCGTCACTCCGGCAGTGCGGGATTCGCTCATCCGTCTGGCGGAAAAATATCCGCAGAAGACTTTCCTGGCCGATTCCCGCAAGCGGGTCCACCTTTTCCACAGCGTGGTCCTGAAACCCAACCACGACGAGGCGGAAGCCGCTTGCCAAAATCTCTTCGGCAAAATAGACTTCCCCGCCCTCCGGAGGCATCTTGAGGCTAAGGTCTTGATCGTTACGCACGGCCCAAAGGGCGCTCTGGTTATTCAGGATGAAGACGAGGCTTGGGCTGAAACGCGTCCGGTTGAAAATCCCATCGACATCTGTGGCGCGGGCGACAGCTTTGCGGCGGCCTGTGCGCTGACTTTGGCCGCCACTCGCGATCCCGTCGCCGCCGCACGCCTGGGCAATGTTGCGGCGTCTGTGACGATTATGAAAAGAGGGACCGGCACAGCCTCAGCTCAAGAGATTCTCGCCGCCGAGCAGAAGGTCCCGGCCCAGCGCCCTTAA
- a CDS encoding bifunctional YncE family protein/alkaline phosphatase family protein produces MKFKRLLTESLLEAAAVLMLAAIATASALAQEPHWPVRAVDKPGVVTTGQSITPAGAQSVFSGRVRAVTFGSTDDVIYVALNSGNVYRLDWRTNKVLEIIHGGRIPGMQGMVLDPTNAEPLMTAAIAGTVQGKRETAIQLVRIRNGEEEVIANRLGTFAAGEVSAAATKNAAGERLAGMALTFDDSLAVVDLASGNIKGTVRTGIAPFGVRVNRAGTVAYVSNWGGRFPVAQDLTVTTGTRPDADRVVVDARGIASTGTVSRVNLATMKVTDTIETGLHPTALAWDEPRARLYVANSNSDSVTVIDTESNRVTKTFRIEPFQKTAEGVAPNALAVSADGKTLYVACGGINAVAVMRADDGRIEGLIPTAWYPSDLRLSADAQYLLVANLMGVGPGGNPYDIARMARSEGLDILPGPTRRYVHSDRSSVEVVPVPDAAQLEGYSQAVAHNNHLTLRGGEALAAAPAEHANLAPLPVPVRAGGPSLIQHVVFIIKENRTYDQVFGDMSQGNSDPTLEQYGPDVTPNQHRLAEQFVLLDNFYASGGNSADGHQWLTQAAETDYAYWPGYEGRSYPYDGADPIAPASSGFIWNEANAHKLTVADFGEYVPVPHGEMNIGERARNLDAWKAGEDFAGRFHESAPSASLDRIVVHDFPYWTLAVPDVVRAQIFLKYLSVWEKSGAMPNLVLMQLPSDHTAGTTPGVSTPQAMVADNDWALGQIIERLTRSRFWKSMAIFVVEDDAQAGIDHVDGHRTVALAISPYIRRGAVDSTYYSHLSMLKTIEHMLGLPTLSIFDLISDDMRNSFQTAPDFAPYTAVEPKQSIFEVNPSLNTLKGAARKAAVASMQMDFNLPDDVPSQKLDRILWHEARGWQTPYPQASQGAFAPSAAGSDEDDQ; encoded by the coding sequence GTGAAATTCAAACGTCTGCTGACGGAGTCGCTTCTCGAAGCCGCCGCTGTGCTCATGTTGGCCGCGATAGCGACGGCCTCCGCACTGGCCCAGGAACCGCACTGGCCGGTACGGGCGGTCGACAAGCCCGGCGTCGTCACCACAGGGCAGTCCATCACGCCGGCCGGGGCGCAGAGCGTGTTCAGCGGGCGGGTGCGCGCCGTGACCTTCGGCAGCACCGACGACGTGATCTATGTGGCGCTCAACTCCGGTAATGTTTACCGACTCGACTGGCGGACCAACAAGGTGCTCGAAATCATCCATGGCGGAAGAATTCCCGGCATGCAGGGCATGGTGCTCGATCCCACGAACGCCGAGCCGTTGATGACCGCCGCCATAGCTGGGACCGTCCAGGGCAAGCGCGAAACCGCCATCCAGCTTGTGAGGATCAGGAACGGTGAGGAAGAGGTGATTGCAAACCGCCTGGGGACGTTTGCGGCCGGAGAAGTTTCCGCAGCCGCCACGAAGAATGCCGCCGGTGAACGCCTGGCGGGAATGGCCCTGACGTTTGATGATTCCCTCGCCGTTGTGGACCTTGCCTCGGGCAACATCAAGGGGACGGTCCGCACCGGCATCGCGCCGTTTGGCGTCCGGGTGAACCGGGCCGGCACGGTTGCATACGTCTCCAATTGGGGCGGGCGCTTCCCGGTGGCCCAGGACCTTACGGTCACCACCGGTACCCGGCCGGACGCTGACCGCGTAGTGGTGGATGCGCGAGGGATCGCGTCCACCGGCACCGTGAGCCGCGTGAACCTCGCCACTATGAAAGTTACCGACACCATCGAGACCGGCCTGCACCCCACCGCTCTCGCCTGGGACGAGCCACGCGCCCGGCTTTACGTCGCCAACAGCAATTCCGACTCGGTTACGGTGATCGACACGGAGTCGAACCGCGTGACCAAGACTTTTCGAATCGAGCCTTTCCAGAAAACGGCTGAGGGAGTTGCTCCCAACGCGCTGGCCGTGAGCGCGGACGGGAAAACACTCTACGTGGCCTGCGGAGGCATCAACGCCGTCGCCGTAATGCGCGCCGACGATGGCCGAATCGAAGGTCTGATTCCCACCGCCTGGTATCCCAGCGACCTGCGGCTGAGCGCCGATGCCCAATATCTGTTGGTGGCCAACCTGATGGGCGTTGGGCCGGGCGGAAATCCTTATGACATTGCCCGGATGGCCCGGAGCGAGGGGCTCGACATCTTGCCAGGACCCACACGGCGCTACGTGCATTCCGACCGCTCTTCGGTGGAAGTTGTCCCGGTGCCGGACGCCGCTCAACTGGAAGGCTATTCCCAAGCCGTGGCGCACAACAACCACCTGACGCTTCGCGGTGGAGAGGCCTTGGCTGCGGCGCCCGCCGAGCACGCAAACCTGGCGCCTCTGCCCGTTCCTGTGCGCGCGGGCGGTCCTTCGCTGATTCAGCACGTCGTCTTCATCATCAAAGAGAACCGGACCTATGACCAGGTTTTCGGTGACATGAGCCAGGGAAACAGCGATCCCACGCTGGAGCAGTACGGGCCGGACGTGACGCCGAACCAGCATCGCCTGGCGGAACAGTTTGTGCTGCTCGATAACTTTTATGCTTCGGGCGGCAACAGCGCCGACGGTCATCAGTGGCTTACCCAGGCCGCCGAAACGGATTACGCCTACTGGCCCGGCTATGAGGGGCGCAGCTACCCTTACGACGGCGCCGACCCGATCGCGCCGGCCAGCAGCGGGTTTATCTGGAATGAAGCAAATGCGCATAAACTGACAGTGGCTGACTTTGGCGAATACGTCCCGGTGCCGCACGGCGAAATGAACATCGGCGAGCGGGCCCGAAACCTGGATGCGTGGAAAGCGGGCGAAGACTTTGCGGGCCGCTTTCACGAATCGGCTCCGTCGGCCTCGCTCGACAGGATTGTGGTCCACGACTTCCCCTACTGGACGCTGGCCGTGCCAGACGTTGTTCGGGCGCAAATCTTTCTGAAATACCTGAGCGTCTGGGAAAAGAGCGGCGCAATGCCAAACCTCGTGCTGATGCAACTGCCCAGCGACCATACGGCCGGCACAACCCCGGGCGTATCAACTCCCCAAGCGATGGTGGCGGACAACGATTGGGCGCTGGGGCAGATTATCGAGCGTCTGACGCGGTCGCGCTTCTGGAAAAGCATGGCCATCTTTGTGGTGGAAGACGACGCCCAGGCCGGCATTGACCACGTGGACGGACATCGCACCGTGGCGCTGGCCATCAGTCCCTACATCCGGCGCGGCGCGGTGGACTCCACCTATTATTCTCACCTGAGCATGCTGAAAACCATAGAGCACATGCTGGGCCTGCCTACGCTTTCCATCTTTGACCTGATTTCCGACGACATGCGAAACAGCTTCCAGACGGCCCCGGACTTTGCTCCCTATACGGCCGTGGAACCGAAGCAATCGATTTTTGAAGTGAACCCTTCCCTCAACACCCTGAAGGGCGCAGCGCGCAAGGCAGCCGTGGCGTCCATGCAGATGGACTTCAACCTGCCGGACGACGTGCCCAGTCAAAAACTGGACCGAATCCTTTGGCACGAGGCGCGCGGCTGGCAAACTCCCTACCCCCAGGCAAGCCAGGGCGCGTTTGCGCCGTCTGCCGCCGGATCCGATGAGGACGACCAATAA
- a CDS encoding TonB-dependent receptor, with translation MAMIGNGSKSSWEASPAFRSLLLTAIVFTLFLAVPRNGTAQVLYGTLVGNVKDPTGAVVPGATVTVTQAQTALTRQVQTDSRGGYTIATLSAGTYTVKIEAKGFKSYSRNDVAVVINTVTRVDATLEIGAVNQTVEVSASAAMLQTDRADVHHDLSSIQIQNIPMAPGNNFEHLFQSLPGVTPPASSHSVATNPTRSLAFNTNGGSDFGNTIQVDGVTQWNIWVPEDSSYIPSSDAIETVNVSTNNYNIDQGFAGGASANVQIKSGTNQFHGDAYEYNYTSALEALPFFAPQLKQTTVPKDVFNQFGASFGGPIKKNKLFFFSNVEFTRDYQYATSVNTIPDAAMRLGDERGLAGAADGVTKTDPDAVYDPTTGASNGNNRTPIFATNNSGDPSTFNSVCNAGDPGSVLLGSGFTQCPNVIPTSRISPTATALLNMLPQPNLTSTSSTSVSNNYLGAEDVHFNRITTDDKINWNATDKFTMYGHIGYLSFGTLNPTIFGTPLGGPQASGFLGNEGMANGHTITFSATGNYVATPNFVIDSSFGMTRQVINSQQLDLAKDEGQALGIPGTNGPRPFEGSMPTFSITGFAVMGTQHNFMPYFRDDPQFSWSGNANWIHGSHSVRFGGAIGIQHLNQQQPEWNAGGTTWPASGGFGFGTGTTQCGNCSSKGKTSSSNNYNDIGSFLLGLDNAWGRNIQLPDFFHTVTHMYALYVGDTYQVTHKLTATYGVRWEYYPFPTRAGTPAGVERYNFSNGLMLNCGEGGNPIGCGTTVGGKYFSPRIGLAYRATNSTVIRAGYGMSYEPFNIMDNLRTNYPILIPLNEGTPNSLTAAGAFDTASLQNTPAGECTDFASFCFGSGGTLPVGVLAPPLPSLTSASNPIPGNVNLVTATDHVKRGYIQSWNFVIERQLPGGWLASVGYVGTRIINQLGVENLNVQTPITPAGCTPGTNCGGNASQPYNFNGSNKALCPSAATTNLGCRTGGTSIVTPIYSGHYDSLQATMRHHWASGFDASLAYTWSKTIGESGSAGGTVGFDEKSQLYIPAPAFYDLNHGLAPSDRPQNLEATFIAESPFGAGHRFEKTGFAGKVLGGWQASGLISSVSGLPFQMTADGTSLNASGNAQRPDRLCSSISNPKNVGAGEQWFDPACFSGIDTQRFGTSAFYVLHGPHLFNMDAALTRKFKLTERFGLEFRAQALNFTNTPHFSNPVASCGTIPSGAGSGCNGSNFGQITSGQGTVNFAREGIDPRQFEFSARVTF, from the coding sequence ATGGCCATGATTGGTAACGGTTCCAAGAGCAGTTGGGAGGCGTCCCCGGCATTCCGCAGCCTCCTGCTTACGGCTATTGTATTTACACTTTTTCTCGCTGTTCCAAGAAATGGGACGGCCCAGGTCCTTTACGGAACACTGGTTGGGAACGTTAAAGACCCCACCGGCGCCGTCGTCCCCGGAGCGACTGTTACGGTCACCCAGGCCCAAACCGCCCTCACCCGGCAGGTGCAGACCGATTCACGCGGCGGTTACACGATAGCCACCCTTTCAGCAGGCACATACACTGTCAAGATCGAAGCCAAAGGTTTCAAATCCTATTCAAGGAACGATGTCGCTGTGGTCATCAACACCGTTACCCGTGTTGATGCCACGCTCGAGATCGGGGCTGTGAACCAGACGGTGGAGGTCAGCGCCAGCGCTGCCATGCTGCAGACCGACCGGGCCGACGTCCATCATGATCTCAGCTCTATTCAGATCCAAAACATTCCCATGGCGCCCGGCAACAATTTCGAACATCTGTTTCAATCGCTTCCGGGCGTCACTCCGCCGGCGAGCTCGCACTCCGTTGCGACCAATCCCACTCGTTCCCTGGCATTCAACACGAACGGTGGAAGCGACTTTGGCAACACCATTCAAGTGGATGGCGTTACACAGTGGAACATCTGGGTGCCGGAAGATTCCTCGTATATCCCTTCTTCTGACGCTATTGAGACCGTCAACGTCAGTACCAACAATTACAATATTGATCAGGGCTTTGCCGGAGGCGCCTCTGCCAACGTGCAAATCAAGAGCGGGACCAACCAGTTCCACGGTGACGCGTACGAATACAATTACACCAGTGCTCTTGAGGCCCTGCCCTTCTTCGCGCCCCAACTAAAGCAAACAACCGTTCCCAAGGACGTTTTTAACCAATTTGGGGCGAGCTTCGGTGGACCCATCAAGAAAAACAAGCTCTTCTTCTTCTCCAACGTTGAATTCACGCGCGATTATCAGTACGCGACGAGCGTAAACACTATTCCCGATGCGGCGATGCGGTTAGGCGACGAGCGAGGACTGGCAGGCGCCGCCGATGGCGTTACCAAGACCGATCCGGACGCTGTTTACGATCCCACAACAGGAGCTTCAAACGGCAACAATCGAACGCCGATCTTTGCCACCAATAATTCGGGCGACCCCAGCACTTTCAACTCCGTCTGCAACGCGGGTGATCCAGGCAGCGTCCTTTTAGGCAGCGGCTTCACTCAGTGCCCGAACGTCATTCCAACCAGCCGCATCAGTCCCACCGCAACGGCGCTGCTCAACATGTTGCCACAGCCGAACCTGACCAGCACCAGCAGCACTTCGGTTTCAAATAATTACCTGGGCGCGGAAGACGTCCACTTTAACCGAATCACGACGGACGACAAGATCAACTGGAACGCCACCGATAAATTCACGATGTACGGCCACATCGGCTATCTGAGCTTCGGGACGCTTAACCCTACGATTTTCGGTACGCCGCTCGGGGGACCCCAGGCGAGCGGGTTCCTCGGCAATGAGGGCATGGCGAACGGACATACAATCACCTTTAGCGCGACCGGCAACTACGTGGCTACGCCCAATTTTGTGATTGACAGCAGCTTCGGTATGACGCGCCAGGTCATCAATTCCCAGCAACTTGATCTTGCGAAAGATGAGGGACAGGCCCTGGGCATTCCGGGCACGAACGGCCCACGGCCGTTCGAGGGCAGCATGCCTACCTTCAGCATCACTGGCTTTGCCGTCATGGGTACGCAGCACAACTTCATGCCTTACTTCCGCGATGATCCGCAGTTTTCCTGGAGCGGCAACGCCAACTGGATCCACGGCAGCCACTCGGTCCGTTTTGGCGGTGCAATCGGAATCCAGCACCTTAACCAGCAGCAACCGGAGTGGAACGCCGGCGGCACCACCTGGCCCGCCTCGGGCGGGTTCGGGTTCGGGACCGGGACTACCCAGTGCGGCAATTGCAGCAGTAAAGGCAAGACCAGCTCCTCCAACAACTACAATGACATCGGGAGCTTCCTCCTCGGCCTCGACAACGCCTGGGGCAGGAACATCCAGCTTCCTGACTTTTTCCACACGGTCACTCACATGTACGCGCTTTATGTTGGCGACACGTATCAGGTCACGCATAAGCTGACCGCCACCTACGGCGTCCGGTGGGAATACTATCCGTTTCCCACTCGAGCTGGAACCCCAGCCGGCGTTGAGCGTTATAATTTTTCCAACGGGCTGATGCTAAACTGCGGCGAAGGCGGGAACCCGATCGGTTGCGGAACTACGGTCGGTGGCAAGTATTTCTCTCCGCGCATCGGTCTCGCTTACCGGGCCACGAACTCCACAGTCATTCGCGCCGGATACGGCATGAGCTATGAACCTTTTAACATCATGGACAACCTGCGGACGAATTACCCCATCTTGATTCCGCTGAATGAGGGTACGCCCAATTCCCTGACGGCCGCCGGTGCGTTTGACACGGCGAGTTTGCAGAATACGCCTGCCGGGGAGTGCACCGATTTCGCCTCCTTCTGCTTCGGGTCTGGCGGGACCCTTCCGGTAGGCGTCCTGGCGCCGCCGCTGCCCAGCTTGACGAGCGCCTCAAACCCGATTCCCGGCAATGTGAACCTGGTGACGGCAACGGACCACGTGAAACGGGGTTACATTCAGTCGTGGAATTTTGTGATTGAGCGACAATTGCCGGGAGGCTGGCTTGCTTCGGTCGGCTACGTAGGTACGCGAATCATCAACCAGCTCGGAGTGGAAAATCTGAACGTTCAAACCCCCATCACCCCTGCTGGCTGCACGCCCGGCACCAACTGCGGCGGCAATGCCAGCCAGCCTTATAACTTTAACGGCAGCAATAAGGCGCTGTGCCCCAGCGCCGCCACTACGAATCTTGGCTGCCGGACCGGCGGAACCTCCATCGTCACACCCATTTACAGCGGGCATTATGATTCACTGCAGGCGACGATGAGGCACCACTGGGCCAGCGGTTTTGACGCGAGCCTGGCCTATACATGGTCCAAGACGATCGGCGAATCGGGCAGCGCTGGAGGGACCGTAGGGTTCGACGAAAAGAGTCAGCTATATATTCCCGCGCCTGCCTTTTACGACCTCAATCACGGATTGGCTCCCTCGGACCGTCCCCAGAATCTGGAGGCAACGTTCATTGCGGAGTCTCCGTTCGGCGCCGGCCATCGCTTCGAAAAGACAGGCTTCGCCGGGAAAGTCCTCGGCGGATGGCAGGCTAGCGGACTGATCAGCTCGGTTTCCGGGCTGCCCTTCCAGATGACGGCGGACGGGACCTCGTTGAATGCATCGGGCAACGCGCAGCGCCCCGACCGCTTGTGCAGCAGCATCAGCAATCCGAAGAACGTCGGCGCCGGTGAACAGTGGTTTGACCCGGCCTGCTTCAGTGGGATTGACACGCAGCGCTTTGGTACGTCCGCATTTTACGTGCTCCACGGACCGCACCTCTTCAACATGGACGCGGCCCTCACGCGAAAGTTCAAGCTGACGGAGCGCTTCGGACTGGAGTTCCGCGCTCAGGCCCTTAACTTCACCAATACCCCGCACTTTAGTAATCCGGTTGCCAGTTGCGGCACCATCCCGTCTGGAGCGGGCAGCGGCTGCAACGGGAGCAATTTCGGCCAGATTACCAGTGGTCAGGGGACCGTCAACTTTGCTCGTGAGGGCATTGATCCACGACAGTTCGAGTTCAGCGCTCGAGTCACCTTTTAG
- a CDS encoding LacI family DNA-binding transcriptional regulator, with amino-acid sequence MNQLRTPATIRDVARQAGVGIGTVSRVLNGGAQVSRATQERVALVIRRLGFRPNAQARRIHRKRSEIVCFLLSNRSFPNSFHARILQGVEDCARELKQHILFAAVHYDATTPPHHIPLPSILEERGLFDGLILAGTNYPNFLTRIQKLQVPFVVFGNNIFDFKGDKYFDQVGFDGLRGEYEAVRYVVSQGHRKLTFVGDLTYPWVRNRHAGFVKACHEAKIKPDSITNPRPSGFVDYGEWACDLVLSRKPLPTAVMAVNDEVAFGLWRSFRRRGIRVPDDISLTGFDDREEALLMDPPLTTVRVRKEEIGQVCLRTLLERLHHPEMAFLEKTLATDLIVRETVAQIGSRSKGPAK; translated from the coding sequence GTGAACCAACTACGCACCCCAGCTACTATCCGTGACGTGGCCCGCCAGGCTGGCGTGGGCATCGGGACCGTTTCTCGAGTTCTGAACGGAGGAGCACAGGTCAGCCGCGCTACCCAGGAACGCGTCGCGCTGGTAATTCGCCGCCTCGGGTTTCGGCCTAACGCCCAGGCGCGCCGGATCCACAGGAAGCGATCTGAAATTGTCTGTTTCCTGTTGAGTAACCGGTCATTCCCCAATTCTTTCCACGCTCGCATCCTTCAGGGTGTTGAGGACTGCGCTCGGGAACTGAAGCAGCACATCCTTTTCGCTGCCGTACACTACGACGCCACGACTCCCCCCCACCACATCCCTCTCCCCTCCATTCTGGAAGAGCGGGGCCTGTTCGACGGCTTGATCCTGGCCGGAACAAACTACCCAAACTTCCTGACCCGAATTCAGAAATTGCAGGTGCCATTCGTCGTTTTCGGCAACAACATCTTTGACTTTAAGGGAGACAAATACTTTGACCAGGTGGGGTTTGATGGTCTCCGGGGCGAATATGAAGCCGTCCGCTATGTGGTCAGCCAGGGGCACCGCAAGCTTACCTTCGTGGGCGATCTCACCTACCCCTGGGTCCGGAACCGCCATGCCGGTTTCGTAAAAGCATGTCATGAAGCCAAAATCAAACCGGATTCGATTACGAATCCCCGGCCGTCCGGATTTGTGGACTATGGAGAATGGGCGTGCGACCTGGTCTTGTCTCGCAAGCCGTTGCCGACGGCGGTGATGGCGGTAAATGACGAAGTGGCATTCGGGTTGTGGCGATCATTCCGCCGCCGCGGCATTCGCGTCCCGGACGACATCAGCCTGACGGGCTTCGACGATCGTGAGGAAGCCCTGCTTATGGATCCGCCCCTGACCACGGTGCGCGTCCGAAAAGAGGAGATTGGCCAGGTATGCCTGCGCACGCTTCTCGAAAGGCTCCACCACCCGGAAATGGCTTTCCTGGAAAAGACGCTTGCAACGGACCTGATTGTTCGCGAGACAGTGGCCCAAATTGGGTCCCGGAGCAAGGGTCCGGCCAAATAA
- a CDS encoding DUF309 domain-containing protein has product MRTTNKQRPVDRKAMEQQFLEGIHLFNAQRYFEAHEALEAVWLKASGDRKTLLHGLIQIAAAFHHHGRGNRAGFRSLLEKGCAKLEPFGAEFESVDLSALMRQLRQWRKHLLHESSLPAPRLPQIKLTGTSQRG; this is encoded by the coding sequence ATGAGGACGACCAATAAACAGCGTCCCGTTGACAGGAAGGCCATGGAGCAGCAGTTTCTGGAAGGCATCCACTTGTTCAACGCGCAGCGATACTTTGAGGCCCACGAGGCGCTCGAAGCTGTTTGGCTGAAAGCATCGGGTGATCGCAAGACATTGCTGCACGGACTCATCCAGATAGCGGCGGCTTTTCATCACCACGGGCGCGGCAATCGCGCCGGTTTCCGCTCCTTGCTGGAAAAGGGCTGCGCCAAACTCGAGCCATTCGGTGCAGAGTTTGAGAGTGTCGATCTTTCCGCCTTGATGCGTCAGCTCCGGCAATGGCGCAAGCATCTGCTGCACGAGTCTTCCCTTCCCGCACCACGGCTGCCACAAATCAAATTGACAGGCACGTCGCAGCGTGGCTGA
- a CDS encoding HAD family hydrolase, whose translation MIECLHPGPSARRTRVVLFDFDGTLSLLRAGWIDVMVPMMVEVLAELNTGESEAELGMLVEDYVARLTGKQTIYQMIELVNQVKSRGGQPLEPLAYKKLYHDRLMEKIRHRREALRQGKEPPDAYLVPGARALLDSLKARGFRLYCASGTDHAYTVEEAELLRITPYFDGGIYGAQDDYRSFSKAMLIQKIIGSMECRGDELLGFGDGYVEIKNVKDVGGMAVGVATDEPECQKVDTWKRDRLAGVGADYIIPNYLCRDELLKTLFPG comes from the coding sequence ATGATTGAGTGTCTTCATCCCGGTCCATCGGCCCGCCGGACGCGGGTTGTCCTTTTCGATTTTGACGGCACACTCTCGCTGCTGCGCGCGGGCTGGATCGACGTTATGGTCCCCATGATGGTGGAGGTCCTGGCGGAATTAAATACCGGGGAGAGCGAGGCAGAACTCGGGATGCTGGTGGAGGATTATGTGGCTCGCTTGACCGGCAAACAAACGATCTACCAGATGATCGAGCTGGTAAATCAGGTGAAGTCGCGCGGCGGGCAGCCGCTCGAGCCGCTGGCCTACAAGAAGTTGTATCATGACCGCCTGATGGAAAAAATCCGACACCGGCGGGAAGCATTGCGGCAGGGGAAGGAACCGCCCGACGCGTATCTTGTTCCGGGCGCCCGGGCGCTGCTCGACTCGCTCAAGGCGCGCGGGTTCAGGCTCTACTGCGCCAGCGGCACGGACCACGCTTACACAGTCGAAGAGGCGGAACTGCTTCGGATCACGCCTTATTTTGATGGCGGCATCTACGGCGCCCAGGACGACTACAGAAGTTTTTCAAAGGCCATGCTGATCCAGAAAATCATCGGCTCCATGGAATGCCGTGGCGATGAACTGTTGGGCTTCGGCGACGGCTACGTGGAGATCAAGAACGTGAAGGACGTTGGCGGTATGGCGGTGGGCGTAGCCACCGACGAGCCTGAGTGCCAGAAAGTTGACACTTGGAAGCGTGACCGCCTGGCCGGCGTGGGAGCGGACTACATCATTCCCAACTATCTCTGCCGCGACGAATTGCTCAAAACTCTGTTTCCCGGCTGA